The window TTTCGTTCTGGAGTTCCGCGATGATCCGGCGCAGCCCCCCCTGGCCGATCTGCTCGGCAGATATGGACTGGCTGTAGCTGTACGAGGCGGTGCGCTCGATGCGCATTGCCGCCACGAAGGCAACCAGGATAAGGCACACGATCACCACCAGTGACAACACGGTGATGAGCGCCACGCCACGGGTGCGGCGGGCTGGAGTACTGCGTGGGAAACGGTCAGGGCAGCGAGACATAACGTTCGAAAATCTTGAGTCCGCTCGCGAGACTTTTTGGGTATGCGCTCCAGTCGAGATCGCTCCGCAGGTATTTCTCCCAATCCGATTTCACGCTGTTCGTACCGGTGGCATGGGAGGAAAAGCCGTTACGCAGAGCGGAAATCTTCGCGGGATTGGCGGTGAGAAGTTCCAGCGTTTTGTCATCGACCACGGCGATGCCCACCGAGGCGGCCCTCGGCCGGTTGGTCGCGATATAATTGGTCGACATCGAGCCGTCTGCGTAGACGAACTGGATCTGGAATCCGACTACGCCCGGCGCCGTATCGCGGGATACCGCGCCCGCTGGCGCGTTGCTCTCGCCAAAGGCGGGCGTTCCGGCGGCATTCCATGCCTGTGCGAGATCCGCACGCTGGAGTATGGTGTTAGTCGATGGGCCGAGATCATATTGCACCCAGGACAGATTGCGGGTGAGCGAGGCATTGCCGCCGAATCCCGGTCGTTCCGTGAAGAACGCGATCGTCTGGTTGGGGAATGCTGGCAGATCCTTGCGGTATACGCCGCCTTGCAGGTCGCGGGTCAGCAGGTCCATCATCGCGCGGCCTTTCGTAAAGTTGTTCACCTTGGCCTGCCCGGTGATCCACGTCTGGCTGGTTGCCGACAGCATCTGTGCAAG of the Terrimicrobium sacchariphilum genome contains:
- a CDS encoding PulJ/GspJ family protein is translated as MSPCIDIPFQRKPGSGAFTLIELLVATAVLALISVVLAQMLSATSQTWITGQAKVNNFTKGRAMMDLLTRDLQGGVYRKDLPAFPNQTIAFFTERPGFGGNASLTRNLSWVQYDLGPSTNTILQRADLAQAWNAAGTPAFGESNAPAGAVSRDTAPGVVGFQIQFVYADGSMSTNYIATNRPRAASVGIAVVDDKTLELLTANPAKISALRNGFSSHATGTNSVKSDWEKYLRSDLDWSAYPKSLASGLKIFERYVSLP